The Campylobacter sp. RM10537 genome has a segment encoding these proteins:
- the ciaD gene encoding effector protein CiaD, with amino-acid sequence MNLEDLAKKTISEVSSIMEEQRRQSEILKQQEDIIKSNEKNDEPIIEETSKDFQDEITAVKKQEIEITTQNTEESENLSYILEEKSHFVPEPQSFNEEIFFSNLRERILVLFEGLNSVKKEDLESRLNLTTNFLEFLLANIEDRLKK; translated from the coding sequence ATGAATTTAGAAGATTTAGCAAAAAAAACAATCAGTGAAGTTAGTTCTATTATGGAAGAGCAAAGAAGACAAAGTGAAATTTTAAAACAACAAGAAGATATCATAAAAAGTAATGAAAAAAATGATGAACCGATTATAGAAGAGACTTCTAAAGATTTTCAAGATGAAATAACTGCAGTAAAAAAGCAAGAAATTGAAATTACGACGCAAAATACTGAAGAAAGCGAAAATTTGTCATATATCCTAGAAGAAAAATCTCATTTTGTCCCAGAGCCACAAAGCTTTAATGAAGAAATATTTTTTAGTAATCTTAGAGAGAGAATTTTGGTTCTTTTTGAGGGTTTAAATAGTGTGAAAAAAGAAGATTTGGAATCAAGGCTTAATCTTACAACCAATTTTTTAGAGTTTTTACTTGCAAATATCGAAGATAGACTTAAAAAATAA
- a CDS encoding nitrate reductase cytochrome c-type subunit, giving the protein MMKKKIILLSATATLFLVACGVNNGLSSEQIGLRKASLENENKVSLVEANYTNLQPGESTRFERSYENAPPLIPHSIADMLPITKDNNTCLSCHDKSIAKDVGATPLPASHYYDFRRNKSTKDSISDARFNCTQCHVPQSDAKPLVGNSFKPEFQNEQLKKHSNLIDVINVGVK; this is encoded by the coding sequence TTGATGAAAAAGAAAATTATTTTACTTTCAGCTACAGCAACTCTTTTTTTAGTTGCATGTGGGGTTAATAATGGGTTAAGTTCTGAACAAATTGGGCTTAGAAAAGCAAGTTTAGAAAATGAAAATAAAGTTTCTTTAGTGGAGGCAAATTATACGAATTTACAACCTGGAGAATCAACTCGTTTTGAAAGATCTTATGAAAATGCTCCACCTCTTATTCCTCATTCAATTGCGGATATGCTTCCTATTACAAAGGATAATAATACTTGTTTAAGTTGTCATGATAAATCTATTGCTAAAGATGTAGGCGCAACTCCACTTCCAGCAAGTCATTATTATGATTTTAGACGTAATAAAAGTACTAAAGATAGTATCAGCGATGCGCGTTTTAATTGTACTCAGTGTCATGTGCCACAAAGCGATGCTAAACCTTTAGTAGGAAATAGTTTTAAACCTGAATTTCAAAATGAACAATTAAAAAAACACTCTAATCTTATTGATGTGATCAATGTGGGTGTAAAATAA
- a CDS encoding CCA tRNA nucleotidyltransferase, which yields MQISKIDLKNNLDLTFIANFLKPYTQRAYLVGGSVRDMLLGLEIFDYDIEIYDINTKQFDFIMQKLGAKGFGKSFFVYKFKNFDLALARVENKISYGHRGFEVKICNDEKLGARRRDFTINALMINIFSGEFLDFYNGLQDLKNGILRHIDEKSFQEDSLRILRAIVFASRFNFKIASETLNVMQKMNIKDLSKDRINAELYKFFKSFQLKVGYKYLQKLHLEKEIFGFESDFKSLEFQNLLEESRKFIKDEALFLYLYLNFFKLNKETFFKKTKLKKEYLKKVNQSFYLDEIDDFELAKIAFDMPLKEWLGLWNEKRVGQAKKLKLYEDKFKSKILTQDLINSGFNGKKLGRKIQELKEDKLREYIKNIKK from the coding sequence TTGCAAATATCGAAGATAGACTTAAAAAATAATTTAGATTTAACTTTTATTGCAAATTTCTTAAAACCTTATACCCAAAGAGCTTATTTAGTAGGCGGTAGTGTTAGGGATATGCTTTTGGGTTTAGAAATTTTCGATTATGATATCGAAATTTATGATATAAATACAAAACAATTTGATTTTATTATGCAAAAACTAGGTGCAAAAGGTTTTGGTAAAAGTTTTTTTGTTTATAAATTTAAAAACTTTGATTTAGCGCTTGCTAGAGTAGAAAATAAAATATCTTATGGTCATAGAGGTTTTGAAGTTAAAATTTGCAATGATGAAAAACTAGGCGCAAGAAGGCGAGATTTTACCATCAATGCTTTGATGATTAATATTTTTAGCGGAGAATTTTTAGATTTTTATAATGGCTTACAAGATTTAAAAAATGGTATTTTAAGACATATTGATGAAAAAAGTTTTCAAGAAGATAGTTTAAGAATTTTAAGAGCTATTGTTTTTGCCTCAAGATTTAATTTTAAAATAGCTAGTGAAACTTTAAATGTAATGCAAAAGATGAATATTAAAGATCTTAGTAAAGATAGAATCAATGCAGAACTTTATAAATTTTTTAAAAGTTTTCAACTCAAAGTTGGATATAAATATTTGCAAAAGCTTCATTTAGAGAAAGAGATTTTCGGTTTTGAAAGTGATTTTAAAAGCTTAGAATTTCAAAATTTACTTGAAGAAAGTAGAAAATTTATAAAAGATGAAGCTTTGTTTTTATATCTATATCTAAATTTTTTTAAACTTAATAAAGAAACATTTTTTAAAAAAACTAAATTAAAAAAAGAATATTTAAAGAAAGTAAATCAATCTTTTTATCTAGATGAAATTGATGATTTTGAATTAGCAAAGATTGCTTTTGATATGCCTTTAAAAGAATGGCTTGGGCTTTGGAATGAAAAAAGGGTAGGCCAAGCTAAAAAACTTAAGCTTTATGAGGATAAATTTAAGAGCAAAATTTTAACACAAGATCTTATAAATAGCGGATTTAATGGAAAAAAATTAGGCAGAAAAATTCAAGAATTAAAAGAAGATAAACTGAGAGAATATATAAAAAATATCAAAAAATAA
- the napG gene encoding ferredoxin-type protein NapG, giving the protein MKKRREFFSFIFKGACLCTAGGFLASIKLKAKDDYYLLPPGAEDKERFLSKCIRCGLCVKACPWDTLKLADLLDKPKTGTPFFKAREIPCHLCEDIPCIKECPTDALDKKHLDQGIQSLKMGVAVVDSSACIAFWGLQCDACQRACPLIDKALKLEYRRNERTAKHAFLIPVVDNDVCVGCGICEKVCITQTPSIRILPREFILGKDSNHYVKGWDKNDEKRLDNINPSKHFNAKKAQDYLNEGDNL; this is encoded by the coding sequence ATGAAGAAACGAAGAGAATTTTTTAGCTTTATTTTTAAAGGGGCTTGTCTTTGTACAGCAGGAGGATTTTTAGCTAGTATAAAATTAAAAGCTAAGGATGATTATTATTTGCTTCCTCCTGGAGCCGAAGATAAGGAAAGATTTTTGAGTAAATGTATCCGTTGTGGACTTTGTGTTAAAGCTTGCCCTTGGGATACTTTAAAACTCGCTGATCTATTAGATAAACCAAAAACTGGTACACCTTTTTTTAAAGCTAGAGAAATTCCTTGTCATCTTTGTGAGGATATTCCTTGTATAAAAGAATGTCCAACAGATGCTTTAGATAAAAAACATTTAGATCAAGGGATACAATCTTTAAAAATGGGAGTTGCTGTTGTGGATTCTTCAGCATGTATTGCCTTTTGGGGTTTGCAATGCGACGCTTGTCAAAGAGCTTGTCCTTTGATCGATAAAGCCTTAAAATTAGAATATAGAAGAAATGAAAGAACAGCAAAACATGCTTTTTTAATTCCTGTTGTTGATAATGATGTTTGCGTAGGTTGTGGAATTTGCGAAAAGGTTTGTATTACTCAAACACCTTCGATTCGGATTTTACCTCGTGAATTTATTTTAGGAAAAGATTCAAATCATTATGTAAAGGGTTGGGATAAAAATGATGAAAAACGCTTAGACAATATTAACCCTTCTAAACATTTTAACGCTAAAAAAGCACAAGATTATCTTAATGAGGGAGATAATTTATGA
- the napH gene encoding quinol dehydrogenase ferredoxin subunit NapH — MKYLIARRVIQIGILSLFSFKATDFILKGDLSSSRFFSVIPLSDPFAVLQIFLASLSIDLTALFGAIIIAILYGIFLGRAFCSWVCPINLITDFAAFIRSKFGFKNSKFLILNKKFRYYVLFLVLILSFVLSLPVFESFSYIGIVHRGIIFGTTSWIFIAFVIFCIDAFLSSRAICSHICPLGAFYALISRFALIKIQHKSQNCTKCYHCIEICPEKQVLWMIGKKNARVTSGECIRCGRCIEVCNDNALNFNIFDLRKN; from the coding sequence ATGAAATATTTGATTGCTAGACGTGTGATTCAAATAGGAATTTTGTCTCTTTTTAGTTTTAAAGCAACAGATTTTATTTTAAAAGGGGATTTAAGTTCTTCTAGATTTTTTAGTGTTATACCTTTAAGCGATCCTTTTGCAGTTTTACAAATTTTTTTAGCAAGTTTAAGTATTGATTTAACTGCTCTTTTTGGCGCTATAATTATTGCAATTCTTTATGGAATTTTTTTAGGTAGAGCTTTTTGCTCTTGGGTGTGTCCTATAAATTTGATTACAGATTTTGCTGCTTTTATTCGTTCTAAATTTGGATTTAAAAATAGTAAATTTTTAATTTTAAATAAAAAATTTCGCTATTATGTTTTATTTTTAGTTTTAATTCTTTCTTTTGTATTATCTTTACCTGTATTTGAAAGTTTTTCTTATATAGGAATTGTGCATAGGGGAATTATTTTTGGTACCACTTCTTGGATATTTATCGCTTTTGTAATTTTTTGCATAGATGCTTTTTTAAGCTCTAGAGCAATTTGTTCTCATATTTGCCCTTTAGGGGCTTTTTATGCCTTAATATCTCGCTTTGCTTTGATAAAAATTCAGCATAAAAGTCAAAATTGTACTAAATGTTATCATTGTATTGAAATTTGTCCAGAAAAACAAGTTTTATGGATGATTGGTAAAAAGAATGCAAGGGTAACTTCAGGAGAATGTATTAGATGCGGTAGATGTATAGAAGTTTGTAATGATAATGCTTTAAATTTTAATATTTTTGATTTAAGGAAAAATTGA
- a CDS encoding LysE family translocator, whose translation MDYLLFIFTFASVSLLPGLCMNLAFSLSLSLGYKNVLWMMFGELFGLAIIVICCAFGSNFIFQHPNLFKIFKIFGALYLFWIAFNLIKSHAKIYEIKITKKAKISLVFQGFITSITNPKTWIFILSILPSFLRFHTSVLFLTSMILLIEFCSLNLYALGGSFFKIFMNKHLSKLNKISALCIIILAIGIMLD comes from the coding sequence ATGGACTACTTATTATTTATCTTTACTTTTGCAAGCGTTTCTTTACTTCCGGGTTTATGTATGAATCTTGCTTTCTCTTTAAGTCTTTCTTTAGGTTATAAAAATGTTTTATGGATGATGTTTGGAGAATTATTTGGCTTGGCAATCATTGTTATTTGCTGTGCTTTTGGTTCAAATTTTATTTTTCAGCATCCTAATTTATTTAAAATTTTTAAAATATTTGGAGCTTTATATCTTTTTTGGATAGCTTTTAACTTGATTAAATCTCATGCTAAAATTTATGAGATAAAAATCACTAAAAAAGCTAAAATTTCTTTGGTTTTTCAAGGTTTTATTACTTCGATTACAAATCCAAAAACTTGGATTTTTATTTTATCAATCTTACCTTCATTTTTAAGATTTCATACTAGTGTATTATTTTTAACCAGTATGATTTTATTGATTGAATTTTGTTCGTTAAATTTGTATGCTTTAGGTGGAAGTTTTTTTAAAATTTTTATGAACAAACATTTAAGTAAATTAAATAAAATAAGTGCTCTATGTATTATTATTTTAGCAATTGGTATTATGCTTGATTAA
- a CDS encoding acyl-[ACP]--phospholipid O-acyltransferase: MQKKSFLKINGILPFLFVAFINAFIDLGHKIIIQNTIYKIYEEDTQLLLTAIVNALILLPFILMLSPSGFLADKYPKNWIMKISASFNVILAIIICACYYNGAFWTAFVFTFILGIQAALYSPSKYGFIKELVGKDFLAMGNGAVNAVSIVAILAGMAVFSLSFENLYHTNSTNPSEVLEQVAPLGFVLIFFSLLEFYLTCRLPELKTENKELKFNKKEYFSAQLLIKNLKLIFKNKIIWLCIVGISIFWAISQLYLVTFPVFSKNELLIKNTFFVQISLGFSGIGVILGSLMAGKFSKNYIELGLIPLGAIGVFIITLCIPYFTSLITYSFLFFLFGFCGAMFIIPLNSLIQFHAKENELGKILAGNNFIQNITMLAFLILATLFANLKLDVVYLFYFIIFIALLSAFYVIYKLPFSLIRILLNIAFLGRYRLLVEGFENIPEKGGALLLGNHISFIDWAIVQMAIPRKIYFVMERSIYSKWYIKFFLDKFGVIPVSSGGSKASLELIAEYIKNGNLVCLFPEGVLSRHGQLNEFKAGFEHVCSNLEENDGIILPFYIRGLWGSSFSRSDEEFSIRNKTLSKRNIAIAFGKAMPLHSKKDEVKARVFELSFMAWKSQCEAMHTIARAWIDNAKRNLNNIAIIDTIAGAITYRKMLSLSLILSTFIKENTQKLNIHTQRGSYAPKEECVGILLPASFASSLLNLSVLIAQKVVVNLNFTAGEKALKAAIENAQISQIYTSKKFLEKLESKGLKLEFDKNIHLIYIEDIIDNFKKQKAKIIRTMLMVSILPSCILKVIFTPSKNNLAIAAILFSSGSEGAPKGIMLNNRNILSNIAQISDVLCTKNSDVMLSSLPPFHAFGLTVTTFLPLLEGIKSITFADPTDALGVAKAIAKNNVTIMCGTSTFLGIYARNKKLDALMFESLRIVVSGAEKLKNEVRNAFEMKFKKTIFEGYGATETTPVASVNLPNRFDANYWIIHRANKEGSVGMPLPGTAIRIVDPNTYENLKTNEDGLILIGGHQVMVGYLNNKEKTDEVIKEIDGIRWYNTGDKGHLDEEGFLYIVDRYSRFAKIGGEMISLGTLEEEIAKFINTDVVKFCAVALEDEKKGEQIILLIECNDEFFEGICEAIKNSNMPAILKPNRYFKVEKIPLLGSGKVDLKGAKELAKSLI; the protein is encoded by the coding sequence ATGCAAAAAAAATCTTTTTTAAAAATTAATGGTATTTTACCTTTTTTATTTGTAGCTTTTATTAATGCTTTTATTGATTTAGGACACAAAATTATAATTCAAAACACTATCTATAAAATTTATGAAGAAGACACTCAACTTTTATTAACAGCCATCGTCAATGCGCTTATACTACTACCTTTTATTTTAATGCTTTCTCCTTCAGGATTTTTAGCAGATAAATATCCTAAAAACTGGATTATGAAAATTTCGGCCAGCTTTAATGTGATTTTAGCTATTATCATTTGTGCTTGTTATTATAATGGAGCCTTTTGGACAGCCTTTGTTTTTACTTTTATTTTAGGAATTCAAGCGGCGCTTTACTCTCCTAGTAAATATGGCTTCATAAAAGAGCTAGTAGGAAAAGATTTTCTTGCTATGGGAAATGGTGCGGTTAATGCTGTTAGCATAGTTGCAATTTTAGCCGGAATGGCTGTATTTTCACTTAGTTTTGAAAATCTATATCACACAAATAGCACTAATCCTTCAGAAGTTTTAGAACAAGTAGCTCCTTTGGGGTTTGTACTTATATTTTTTTCACTGCTAGAATTTTATTTAACTTGTCGCTTGCCAGAATTAAAAACTGAAAATAAAGAATTAAAATTCAATAAAAAAGAATACTTTAGTGCTCAATTACTAATTAAAAATTTAAAGCTTATTTTTAAAAATAAAATTATTTGGCTATGTATCGTTGGAATTTCTATATTTTGGGCTATTTCTCAACTTTATCTTGTAACCTTCCCTGTTTTTAGTAAAAATGAACTTTTAATTAAAAATACTTTTTTTGTGCAAATTTCTTTAGGTTTTTCTGGCATAGGTGTGATTTTAGGGTCTTTAATGGCAGGTAAATTTTCTAAAAATTATATAGAATTAGGACTGATTCCTTTAGGAGCGATAGGAGTTTTTATTATCACTTTATGTATCCCGTATTTTACAAGTTTGATCACCTATAGTTTTTTATTCTTTTTATTTGGTTTTTGTGGAGCAATGTTTATCATACCTTTAAATTCGCTCATTCAATTTCACGCTAAAGAAAATGAACTTGGAAAAATTTTAGCTGGAAACAATTTTATACAAAATATAACTATGTTAGCTTTTCTTATTTTGGCTACCTTGTTTGCAAATTTAAAACTTGATGTTGTTTATCTTTTTTATTTTATTATATTTATAGCATTATTGAGTGCATTTTATGTTATATACAAGCTTCCATTTTCTCTAATAAGAATTCTTTTAAATATCGCATTCTTAGGAAGATATCGTTTGCTTGTAGAAGGATTTGAAAATATCCCAGAAAAAGGCGGAGCATTGCTTTTAGGCAATCATATTTCTTTTATAGATTGGGCCATTGTTCAAATGGCTATACCAAGAAAAATTTATTTTGTAATGGAAAGAAGTATTTATTCTAAGTGGTATATTAAATTCTTTTTAGATAAATTTGGCGTAATTCCTGTTTCAAGCGGAGGAAGTAAAGCTAGCTTAGAGCTTATTGCAGAATATATCAAAAATGGCAATCTTGTTTGTTTATTTCCAGAAGGTGTGTTATCTAGACATGGACAATTAAATGAATTTAAAGCTGGATTTGAACATGTTTGTTCCAATTTAGAAGAAAATGATGGAATTATCCTACCTTTTTATATTAGAGGACTTTGGGGAAGTTCTTTTTCTAGAAGTGACGAAGAATTTTCCATCAGAAATAAAACCTTAAGCAAAAGAAATATAGCTATAGCTTTTGGCAAAGCGATGCCATTGCATTCTAAAAAAGATGAAGTTAAGGCTAGAGTTTTTGAGCTTTCTTTTATGGCTTGGAAATCTCAATGTGAGGCTATGCATACTATTGCTAGGGCATGGATTGATAATGCTAAAAGAAATCTTAATAATATAGCTATAATAGATACTATAGCAGGTGCAATTACTTATAGAAAAATGCTTAGTCTTAGTTTGATTTTAAGTACTTTTATTAAAGAAAATACTCAAAAATTAAATATCCATACTCAAAGAGGAAGTTATGCCCCTAAAGAAGAATGTGTAGGTATTTTACTTCCAGCATCCTTTGCAAGTTCTTTGCTTAATCTTTCAGTACTGATTGCTCAAAAAGTTGTTGTCAATCTTAATTTTACAGCTGGAGAAAAAGCTTTAAAAGCTGCTATAGAAAATGCACAAATTTCTCAAATTTATACTTCAAAAAAATTCTTAGAAAAATTAGAAAGCAAAGGCTTAAAATTAGAATTTGATAAAAATATTCATTTAATTTATATCGAAGATATTATAGATAATTTTAAAAAACAAAAGGCTAAAATTATAAGAACAATGTTAATGGTAAGTATTTTACCATCTTGTATTTTAAAAGTTATATTTACCCCTTCTAAAAACAATCTTGCCATAGCAGCTATACTTTTTAGTAGCGGCAGCGAAGGTGCACCAAAAGGCATAATGCTTAACAATAGAAATATTTTAAGCAATATTGCCCAGATTTCTGATGTTTTATGCACAAAAAATAGTGATGTTATGCTCTCATCTTTACCACCTTTTCATGCTTTTGGATTAACAGTTACTACTTTTTTACCACTACTTGAAGGGATTAAAAGCATCACTTTTGCAGATCCAACTGATGCTTTAGGTGTAGCCAAAGCCATAGCTAAAAACAATGTAACTATAATGTGTGGAACATCTACATTTTTAGGAATTTATGCAAGAAATAAAAAATTAGATGCTTTAATGTTTGAAAGTTTAAGAATTGTAGTTTCAGGAGCTGAAAAACTCAAAAATGAAGTTAGAAACGCTTTTGAGATGAAATTTAAAAAGACTATTTTTGAAGGATATGGAGCTACTGAAACCACTCCTGTAGCAAGCGTAAATCTACCAAATCGCTTTGATGCGAATTATTGGATTATACACCGCGCAAACAAAGAAGGAAGCGTGGGCATGCCTTTACCAGGAACCGCAATTAGAATCGTTGATCCAAATACTTATGAAAATCTTAAAACAAATGAAGATGGATTAATACTCATAGGTGGTCATCAAGTTATGGTAGGATATTTAAACAACAAAGAAAAAACAGATGAAGTGATTAAAGAAATTGATGGTATTAGATGGTATAATACAGGTGATAAAGGGCATCTTGATGAAGAAGGTTTCTTATATATTGTTGATCGCTACTCTCGTTTTGCAAAAATTGGTGGCGAAATGATTTCTCTTGGAACGTTAGAAGAAGAAATAGCCAAATTTATCAATACTGATGTAGTTAAATTCTGCGCTGTGGCTTTAGAGGATGAAAAAAAAGGAGAGCAAATTATTTTACTTATTGAATGTAATGATGAATTTTTTGAAGGAATTTGCGAAGCAATTAAAAACTCTAATATGCCCGCTATTTTAAAACCAAATCGCTATTTTAAAGTAGAAAAAATTCCTCTTTTAGGTTCTGGAAAAGTGGATTTAAAAGGAGCTAAAGAATTAGCGAAAAGTCTAATTTAA
- the efp gene encoding elongation factor P, which produces MASYSMGDLKKGLKIEIDGIPFKIVEYQHVKPGKGPAFVRIKIKSFIDGKVLEKTFHAGDKCEAPNLEDKTMQYLYDDGENCQFMDTETYEQVAISDEDVGEAKKWMLDGMMVDVLFHNGKAIGVEVPQVVELKIIETAPNFKGDTQGSNKKPATLETGAVVQIPFHVLEGEVIRVDTVRGEYIEKANK; this is translated from the coding sequence ATGGCATCTTACTCGATGGGTGATTTAAAAAAGGGATTAAAAATAGAAATTGATGGAATTCCTTTTAAAATAGTAGAATATCAACACGTAAAACCAGGAAAAGGCCCTGCTTTTGTTCGTATTAAAATTAAATCTTTTATTGATGGAAAAGTTCTTGAAAAAACTTTTCATGCTGGGGATAAATGTGAAGCTCCAAATCTAGAAGATAAAACTATGCAATATCTTTATGATGATGGAGAAAATTGTCAATTTATGGATACAGAAACTTACGAGCAAGTAGCTATAAGCGATGAGGATGTAGGCGAAGCTAAAAAATGGATGCTTGATGGTATGATGGTGGATGTTCTTTTTCATAATGGTAAAGCTATCGGAGTGGAAGTTCCTCAGGTTGTTGAACTTAAAATCATAGAAACTGCTCCTAACTTTAAAGGAGATACTCAAGGATCAAATAAAAAACCTGCTACACTTGAAACAGGAGCTGTGGTGCAAATTCCTTTTCATGTTTTAGAAGGCGAAGTAATTCGTGTGGATACAGTTCGTGGAGAATATATAGAAAAAGCAAATAAATAA
- a CDS encoding chaperone NapD has protein sequence MNNLSSVLIMAKEEYVDDLKKAIAKIPFCTVELCEKEKIIVVIESEKLEDELNSYKMLEQLPNIVSINMVFSYQDLDEDMQKAIDSGAIETIEKNEKAENIKYYGSIFNKI, from the coding sequence ATGAATAATCTTTCTAGTGTTTTGATTATGGCAAAAGAAGAATATGTAGATGATTTAAAAAAGGCTATTGCTAAAATTCCTTTTTGCACGGTAGAGCTTTGTGAAAAGGAAAAGATTATAGTTGTTATTGAGAGTGAAAAATTGGAAGATGAATTAAATTCTTATAAAATGCTAGAGCAATTGCCGAATATAGTTAGTATTAATATGGTTTTTTCTTATCAGGATCTAGATGAAGATATGCAAAAAGCTATAGATAGTGGTGCAATAGAAACAATAGAAAAAAATGAAAAAGCTGAAAATATAAAATATTATGGTAGTATTTTTAATAAAATTTAA